The Geobacillus stearothermophilus ATCC 12980 genome contains a region encoding:
- a CDS encoding IS630 family transposase, protein MITKETEDAVLLYIDETHIRSYHVLRSTWSEVGRQKQVPTFGHHAHVSRFGAVNVHDGETVLHQTTAANAATFLDFLRMLKERYLDRLMVLVLDNARIHHAKMVKEFLREEGQCFHFIYLPPYSPQLNPIERLWKWLKDTVIANVFHKDRNDIIQAITRFVNYIHERPEEVLQRLGCAG, encoded by the coding sequence TTGATCACCAAGGAGACAGAAGATGCTGTTCTTCTGTACATCGATGAAACCCATATCCGCTCTTACCATGTCTTGCGGTCCACATGGTCGGAAGTCGGCCGCCAAAAACAAGTGCCGACGTTTGGCCATCATGCCCACGTATCGCGGTTTGGCGCGGTCAACGTCCATGATGGTGAAACGGTGCTTCATCAAACGACCGCTGCTAATGCCGCGACGTTCTTGGATTTCTTGAGAATGCTCAAAGAGCGCTATTTAGACCGTCTCATGGTTTTGGTGTTGGATAACGCCCGCATTCACCATGCCAAAATGGTCAAGGAGTTTTTGCGGGAAGAAGGGCAGTGTTTTCACTTTATTTACCTTCCTCCCTATTCGCCACAGCTGAACCCGATCGAACGCTTATGGAAATGGCTGAAAGATACGGTGATTGCCAATGTATTTCACAAGGATCGCAACGATATCATTCAAGCCATTACTCGGTTTGTCAACTACATCCACGAACGTCCGGAGGAAGTGCTGCAGCGTTTAGGGTGTGCAGGATGA
- a CDS encoding helix-turn-helix domain-containing protein: protein MKRLKITNDHGWTPRTLRKQERKIKNTLLRQRVMAVRLVMEGYLGKEAASMVNVCRQTVSHYVSLFNEGGLELLLHRDFAPGREPFLTEEQQEEIKHLVLTTTPAELGWDVASAWNTKLLQSYVAKQFGVSISREALRKLLHRKGLSWTRPTYTLAKGNLDEQKQFEKQMDLIKKKLDHQGDRRCCSSVHR from the coding sequence ATGAAACGTCTCAAAATCACCAACGATCACGGATGGACACCTCGGACACTTCGCAAACAGGAACGGAAAATCAAAAACACCCTTCTTCGCCAACGGGTGATGGCGGTTCGCCTGGTCATGGAAGGCTATTTGGGCAAAGAGGCGGCTTCCATGGTCAACGTGTGCCGACAAACCGTTTCCCATTATGTGTCGCTGTTCAACGAAGGCGGTCTGGAGCTCTTGCTTCATCGGGATTTCGCCCCCGGGCGGGAGCCGTTTCTCACCGAAGAACAGCAGGAAGAGATCAAACACCTTGTGTTGACCACTACTCCCGCGGAACTGGGCTGGGACGTTGCTTCGGCGTGGAACACCAAACTCCTGCAATCCTATGTCGCAAAGCAATTCGGTGTTTCCATTTCCCGCGAAGCGCTGCGAAAACTCCTGCACCGCAAAGGGCTGTCGTGGACACGACCGACGTACACACTGGCGAAAGGAAATCTGGATGAGCAAAAACAATTTGAAAAACAAATGGATCTGATAAAAAAAAAACTTGATCACCAAGGAGACAGAAGATGCTGTTCTTCTGTACATCGATGA